The window GGGTTACGGGTTAACTTATAATTCTTtgaaacccaaataacccgaacTAAATAACCCGAAACCCAATTAACCCGACCCATCAACACCCTCTACAAGAAACTGATAGTACGTGCATAATGGAGTTGTACTCCTTAACTAAATGCATGCAAAGATGACGTGGGAAACTAACAGCTTATATCATGGGTAACTTGACATCATGGGAAACCAACTGCCACATGAGTGGTGGGTTTATTGACAAAGTAAGATGGGTCGTGTCCTATGACATGGGTTGTATCAGTGTTCTTGAGCTTTAGCTTAATAGTTTGAAAGACTATTCCCTCTTGTATGAGGTTTGGTGTTTAAGCCTTAGGGAGGACATaagaaatagacatttctacttagAGTGAGCTATCTAGCGCGGATCCGGCTTAGACAACGTATGCGAAACCTCTcactgtcgaatcgcgacacgaagttttcagcgaaattcacctttcaaaaaaaatgtaaatgttgTGGGTAAAAAATGTTTATGAAAAGGATGTATCGAAAGCAGATGTAACATGTTGATTAGgatattaataagaaaaacaacctaAACTAATTCGGATGGTCTTAAACTTCACAAATCGCACGTCCGTGGTGACGAAACTTGACATGGCGCCAAAGCTAGATACTAGCGAACCAGAATAGTCCTATGGGGACaatgatatatcatatatacaaaaaacCCAATAGTCTACAACTTGGTTCTCAATTTAAATGCTATCAAACTTAGTTTTTGACAATCCATAGATGTACTGTTTGACGCCCTTAATCAAATCTCACACAAGGCAATTAACCAAAGGATTCAAGAGTAGCCGAGTAGGcctgtttttatattaaaattaacaatGCATGGGACAAGTAAACTTCAGAATTATGCAGAGCGAATAAAAGAAATGTAACATTAAAACTGATGATATACAAAGAGTAAAAGATGCAACGAGTTTCACCAGtttcttcaaaattttaatagCTACAAATTACATTTCAGAGCTACATTCCAATCCCCTCCTAAATATCAAGTATTCGAAAATATTTCATCACCATCTTATGAGCTAAAAATATAGCTTAAAATAAATTAAGCTCTACCAGAACCATACTTCTTTCCAAAGACAATGACCTGAAGCTTGTCATAAACTGCAAGAGTACCAGCACTGGCTACACCACGTAAGATATTTGCACCAGCACCCTTGAACAATGAACGAGCACCCTCTTTCTTCAGGATTTGACTGAATGCATCGAAAGAGCTCCTGTACTTGACTGCTTCACCAGACGTCATCATCATTCTTCTACGCACGGTGTCAATGGGGTATGAGGCAAGACCAGCACCATTTGTTATCAGCCAACCAAGCCCAAAGCTAGCAACAAAATTATCCTGAACACGCATAAACATGAGTTCAGTAACCAGAGTACTTTTCTGATAATGAATTTAAACATGGCTGGTAAAGCCCTAAACAAGTTATATAGGTCATTTTTGAATAGAAAGGGAACGATTAATTGAACCAAAAAAAAGATATGAACAACCACCAAACAGAACAAACGGGTTAAAATTAGTTTAGAGACCTTATTTTAAGGCAGAATATGTCCTAGATCATTTATGCAGAATGCAACAAACTTAAGCAAAATTAGTTATAATAAATCCCGTGACTGTCAATATGTAGTAAACAAAGGTTTCAACCCGAACTGGTGTTGGCATATTAACCCAACATATATGAACAGGAGCTATTTGTGGGCCAAGTCAACAAATTCATGCTAGTTTAGCCAGTGAAAAACACGACTAATTTACGCCTGAATCCATTTTGACTAATTACCCAACCCTCTTGACCCACTCATCTTGACTTCTCAAATGAAAACAACCAGAAAGATAAGCTATTAACCTGCAATGAACCAGTGAGAAGGACCGGCTTCAAAGAGTCATACAAGCCAAAGTAAAGACCACGGTACACAATGATACCAACACATGAAATGCTGAACCCGCGGTAGAGCCCAGCAACACCATCTGTAGCCAACGTCTTCTTGTAGACATCAATTAAGCCATTAAATTGTCTTTCTCCTCCCTTCTTTGTAGCCTTGGCATCGTTTGCTAAGCGAGTTCTGGCATAATCCAAAGAGTATACAAATAGTAGGGAGGTGGCACCAGCAGCACCACCAGAGCCAAGGTTTCCTGCAAACCACTTCCAGTAGCCATCACGGTCTTTCTTAAAGTTGAACAGATTCTTGAAATAGTCCTTGAATGCAA is drawn from Erigeron canadensis isolate Cc75 chromosome 9, C_canadensis_v1, whole genome shotgun sequence and contains these coding sequences:
- the LOC122582859 gene encoding ADP,ATP carrier protein, mitochondrial — its product is MGGVSAAVSKTAAAPIERVKLLIQNQDEMLKAGRLSKPYKGIGNCFSRTIKDEGVLSLWRGNTANVIRYFPTQALNFAFKDYFKNLFNFKKDRDGYWKWFAGNLGSGGAAGATSLLFVYSLDYARTRLANDAKATKKGGERQFNGLIDVYKKTLATDGVAGLYRGFSISCVGIIVYRGLYFGLYDSLKPVLLTGSLQDNFVASFGLGWLITNGAGLASYPIDTVRRRMMMTSGEAVKYRSSFDAFSQILKKEGARSLFKGAGANILRGVASAGTLAVYDKLQVIVFGKKYGSGRA